One region of Miscanthus floridulus cultivar M001 chromosome 19, ASM1932011v1, whole genome shotgun sequence genomic DNA includes:
- the LOC136529185 gene encoding suppressor protein SRP40-like, whose protein sequence is MLHHSNSRNQRNRGSRIKTLLQATLLLGVIFWLLYQVKHSFDKKNEYLDDAEDQLAHNDRSTFQGRKEKAGSYMVGDNSDVTTKPEEGAVDHHSDTFDHNENTGETVFDKDSTNLHEDDKRNTERLEAEEGQVNSADGNTEANNNNNEDETTGHAEEGKHDTESNSAAESKSEVNSTGDDMSQNNHAQEENTGEASGTSHDEVVQGDESTSASRSGNGSDGEGEKKEAVDTQNGSESLPDVAKAEATDDHATGSLPDETGNIPSVHTDNSQNDASENQGDATSTTSDSSEHGTGQAVHIETGLEDESATASSGTGSGDDKGNSSDSTSAEENTETASGDDDKGMETGTTTEASHSKEENSENSSVSTEAESSQGDSSSGVNGSSEETSNKGDGATETSNNGEQVDPKIETSTSTNDEHNESQGADGSSGSNDSNGNGPEQTGKTESQ, encoded by the coding sequence ATGCTTCATCATTCAAATAGCCGGAACCAAAGGAACAGGGGATCAAGAATCAAAACACTACTCCAAGCTACCTTACTTTTAGGTGTTATTTTTTGGCTCCTGTATCAGGTGAAGCATTCCTTTGATAAGAAAAACGAGTACTTGGATGATGCTGAGGACCAGCTTGCCCATAATGATAGAAGCACGTTCCAGGGGAGGAAAGAAAAGGCAGGTAGTTACATGGTTGGCGACAATTCTGATGTAACAACTAAACCAGAGGAAGGTGCTGTAGATCATCATTCAGATACTTTTGATCATAATGAGAATACTGGAGAAACTGTGTTCGATAAAGACAGTACTAACTTGCATGAAGATGACAAGAGAAACACTGAGAGGTTAGAAGCGGAAGAAGGACAAGTCAACAGTGCAGATGGTAATACAGAagctaataataataacaatgaaGATGAAACCACCGGTCATGCAGAAGAAGGCAAGCATGATACTGAATCCAACTCTGCTGCTGAGAGTAAAAGTGAAGTCAATTCAACTGGAGATGATATGTCCCAAAACAATCATGCACAAGAGGAAAACACTGGGGAGGCAAGTGGAACGTCTCATGATGAAGTGGTGCAAGGTGACGAATCAACCAGTGCAAGTAGAAGTGGGAATGGATCAGATGGAGAAGGTGAGAAAAAGGAGGCAGTTGATACTCAAAATGGTTCTGAATCCCTTCCCGATGTTGCCAAGGCCGAAGCAACTGATGACCATGCTACTGGCAGTCTTCCTgatgaaacagggaatatacCATCAGTTCATACTGAtaattcacaaaatgatgccagtGAAAACCAAGGTGATGCAACTTCCActacctcagattcatctgagcATGGCACTGGTCAGGCTGTCCATATTGAAACTGGATTGGAAGATGAAAGTGCAACAGCATCATCTGGGACTGGATCTGGTGATGACAAGGGTAACTCATCTGATAGCACCTCTGCAGAAGAAAATACTGAGACTGCATCTGGTGATGATGACAAGGGCATGGAAACAGGTACAACCACTGAAGCGTCACATTCCAAAGAAGAGAACTCTGAGAACAGCAGTGTCTCGACTGAGGCAGAGAGCTCCCAAGGAGATTCTTCCAGTGGAGTGAATGGTTCTTCAGAAGAGACATCTAACAAGGGTGATGGAGCTACAGAAACGTCTAACAATGGTGAGCAGGTGGATCCCAAGATTGAAACTAGCACATCCACCAATGACGAGCACAATGAATCTCAAGGGGCTGATGGCAGCTCTGGATCAAATGACTCAAATGGTAACGGCCCTGAACAAACCGGTAAAACTGAAAGCCAGTGA